A genomic window from Pseudomonadota bacterium includes:
- a CDS encoding radical SAM protein, which produces MANIFITNYCPRKCSFCFAKTRIGKSSRESSSNFMTRENLRKVMDFLELSNEKQLRLLGGEPTLHPEFLSIVDEAIGRGFRVHIFTNGMMPRKVADGLAEHDPEKISFLCNVSPQAKDTKEQRARVHYALEKFGSHLQLGVTLTEPEMEYEYLLDYIDRYKLSRHIRIGIAQPIVGAENSHLGTGLYRETGKFIARMALECEKRDVLLGFDCGLTLCMFSEEEIGILAKCSEGFKCVCGPIIDIGPDLDVWSCFPLAEVLNTKLEHFKTRNQIASFYNDLLHPYKQLGAMGDCVLCKYKKRNQCTGGCVAHTMNALNKRPAFEAPLPCKKDCPAVEKQTIV; this is translated from the coding sequence ATGGCGAATATTTTTATTACCAATTATTGTCCCCGTAAATGCTCATTCTGTTTTGCAAAAACACGAATCGGCAAATCCAGCAGAGAGTCGTCATCCAATTTCATGACGCGCGAAAATCTTCGCAAAGTTATGGATTTTCTCGAATTGTCCAACGAAAAACAGCTTCGCCTTCTTGGCGGTGAGCCGACTCTGCACCCGGAATTTCTTTCCATAGTCGATGAGGCCATCGGCCGCGGTTTCAGGGTGCATATTTTCACCAACGGCATGATGCCTAGAAAAGTGGCCGACGGCCTTGCCGAACATGATCCTGAAAAGATTTCATTTCTCTGTAATGTCTCGCCGCAGGCCAAGGACACGAAAGAGCAGCGGGCGCGGGTTCATTATGCCCTTGAGAAATTCGGCAGCCACCTGCAGCTTGGGGTGACGCTTACCGAACCTGAAATGGAGTATGAATATCTTCTGGATTATATTGACCGGTATAAATTAAGCAGACATATCCGCATCGGCATTGCGCAGCCGATTGTCGGCGCCGAAAACAGTCACCTGGGTACGGGGCTCTATCGTGAAACCGGAAAATTTATTGCCCGGATGGCGCTGGAATGTGAAAAGCGCGATGTGCTTCTGGGCTTTGACTGCGGGCTGACGCTGTGCATGTTTTCAGAAGAGGAAATCGGCATACTTGCCAAATGCAGCGAGGGTTTTAAATGTGTCTGCGGGCCGATTATCGACATCGGCCCCGACCTTGATGTCTGGAGCTGTTTCCCGCTAGCCGAGGTTTTAAACACCAAGCTTGAGCATTTCAAGACCCGGAATCAGATTGCGAGTTTTTACAATGATCTCCTGCATCCCTATAAGCAGCTTGGCGCCATGGGCGATTGTGTTCTGTGCAAATATAAAAAACGCAATCAATGCACGGGGGGGTGTGTTGCGCATACCATGAACGCCCTGAATAAGCGTCCGGCATTTGAGGCTCCTTTGCCCTGTAAGAAAGATTGTCCGGCGGTGGAAAAACAAACAATCGTTTGA